The candidate division WOR-3 bacterium sequence GTCAGGGATTTTACCTCTGTCGGCCCCGGCCGGCTGAGGATTTACGATAATGGTGGAATTTTTTACCCAAGATTTTGTACTTATTATTAAGGAGGAAATATGAAGATATTTATACCTTTAAGTATGGGGATAATTGGCTTAAGCCTGTTAACGAGAATAGGCTTCAGATCTGATGAATCCGATTTACATTTACAATTAAATATTCCTATTGAGGGATTAAAAGGTGAACATGGAGATTGTAGAATCGAAATCCTGGACCCTGCAGATGAAATACTTGGTGCGTCTAACCATCTACTCAGCATTGATAAGGATTACTATTCATTTCCTGTAAAGATTAAATTAAAGAAAAAAGTTGATGATTTTGATCTTTTGCGGGTGAAGGTAATATTTAAAAAACAGACAAAGGTCTACTCCCTCTTTCAACTCCAGGATAAGATGGTCGTAAAGATCCTTGGCCAGGACCGGTTCATTTACGGAACACCGATAAAATACCGAATAATTGTTAAGAATCAACGGAATGACCAACCGATTCCAGAAGCCCAGGTCAAAGTATTTTTGGAGACGAAAGATAAGCAGAATATGGTTTATGAAGGAAAAACCGATAATTCAGGAAGTTGTGAGACGAACTTCACCATTGCCGGGGGGTTAAAAAGTGCCCGTCTCAAATTCCTCGTGAGCTCTGAATTGGGTAAAGATGAATATGAAACAGTCATAAATCTCACCAGCGGTTATCTTACATACCTGGTTACCGATAAGCCAATATACCAGCCCGGACAAACGATCCACATTCGGACATTAACCCTACAAAAACCAAAGTTGCATGCGGTAAAAAATAAAGAAGTAATTTTGGAGATTGAAGATGCCAAAGGGAATAAAGTATTCAAAAAAACCTTAAAGACGGATCAATTTGGAGTCGCCTATACTTCATTTCTCCTTGCAGATGAGGTAAACTTTGGGAACTGGGTGATCAGAGCGGTGTTCGACGAAGAAAAAACCGAAAAGACAGTAAAGGTTGAGAGATATCTCCTGCCCAAATTTAAAATCACATTAAAGACCGATAAAGAATTCTACCTCCCTGGTGAAAAAATGGAAGGCGATGTTGATGTCCAATATTTTTTTGGCAAGCCAGTCGTCGATGGTGCGGTAAAAATTACGGTTTATAAATTTGATATCGGTTTTAATGAAGAGGCGGTCCTGGAAGGTAAAACCGATAGAAACGGTCTGTATCATTTCAGTTACAAACTCCCTACATATTTTGTGGGTGAACCACTGGAGAAAGGTGATGCCCTGGTGCGGTTGGATATTGAAGTGATTGATAAGGCAAACCACAGTGAAAAAATCACCTTGACAAAAAAGGTAGTGCAAAATCTGATAAATGTTGCGCTTGTGCCCGAGGGAGGTCAATTGAAACCGAATCTTGAAAACCGGATATATGTGGTAGCAAACTATCCAGATGGTTCTCCATGCCGGGCAAAGGTAGAGTTAAATATTGAAGGGCTAAAACAGACCGGCAATACCGATGATTACGGAGTCGCTGAATTCAAATATCAGCCGAAAGATTCCCGAGTCCAAATCAGTGCAAAGGTGACCGATGATAAAGGCACAACGGTCGAGGTGGAGAAGGAATTCAATCTCAATACTGAGCAGGAACAGATAATTATGCGCATGAGACGCGGCATATACAAAGTCGGGGATCTGATGGACTTAGAATTTCTCACCACCAAGAAGACTGGTCGGGTTTATATTGATATCATCAAAGACAATCAGACCATTTTGACCAAGTCGCTTGAAATAAAAGATGGCAAGGGGAGTTATAAATTGCCTCTGACACCCGCGCTGGCAGGTTCTGTTTGGCTCCATGCCTACATCGTGACGACTGGTTCGGATATCATCCGTGACACAAGATTCTGTTATGTGCATGGCGCCGACGATCTTAAGATAAATGTCAAGCCCGACAAAAATGAATATCAACCGGGTGAGGAAGGAAGGATTCTATTTACCATTACTGATAAAAATGGTGGACCCAAAAATGCAACCCTTTGTCTGGCGATCGTTGATGAAGCGGTCTTTGCTGTGAGCGAGTTACAGCCTGGATTGGAGAAGGTCTATTTCACCCTGGAGAAAGAAATAATGACCCCCCGTTATGAAATCCACGGCTTTGAACCGGCAAATATTGTTAAACAACCGATGATAGATGAAAGGGCAGAGATTGTAATGTTTTCCACCCTGACACCGAAAGACCCCTATCCGGTTAATTATACTACGCCGATCGAGACCAATGAAAAACTTGCGGAAGTTTTCTATCCTAAACTTGCCAAATTGCGTGATAAACTCAACGGAGCACTCAACAAATATTATGACCGATATAAAAACTTCCCGAAGACCGTTGACGCCATTGAAACCTTAATAAAAGAAAAATTACTTAAAGAGACCGATATTTTAGATCCTTGGAACCGAAAATATCGCATCGCCTGTAATGATGAATACTTCTCTTATTTCACTATTACCAGTGCCGGACCAGATGGAATATTTGATACAGACGACGATATAACCGAATGGGGGTGGAGAAGATTAATGCATATGGATGAAGTAAGATTCGCTCCTGAGGGTCCTATGCCCGTGCCGAGCCTCCAGAAAGGAACCACTATGGATAAGTTGGCAAAAGAACAAAAGAGTCCTGAAGAACCAAGGGTGAGGGAATACTTTCCGGAGACTTTCCTCTTTGAACCCGCCCTTATCACTGATGGAAATGGACAGGCAAAGATTTCCCTCACAATGCCGGATGCGATCACGACATGGCGAATCACGATGTTTGCCTCCACATCCCAAGGTGAACTCGGCTCGGAATTATCCCAGATCCGAGTATTCCAAGATTTCTTTGTGGATATTGACCTACCCCTATCTCTGACCCAGGGTGATGAGATATCAATTCCGGTGGCGCTTTACAATTATCTGCCCCGGTCACAGAAAATCAAGATCGTTCTGGAGAAAGGCGAGGGGTTTGAAATTCTCGGAGATAGGGAAATCACCAAGACCCTTAATAAAGACGAAGTTTCGGTAGTCTATTTCCCGATAAAGATGACCGAACTCGGCTACCATACCTTAACCGTAAAGGCTTATGGCGAGGCAAAGTCGGATGCGATCAAGCGCACGATTGCGGTACTGCCCGACGGCAAAAGGTTTGAAAATATTATTTCCGACCGATTAGAAGGAAATGTGATAAAGAAAGTGCGTTTTCCGGACCATGCGGTACCTGGTGCTAATTCCTTAATTTTAAAACTCTACCCGGGAATCTATTCTCAGGTCGTAGAGGGGTTGGATAAAATGCTCGGCATGCCCTATGGGTGTTTTGAACAGACCTCATCAATAACCTATCCCAATATTTTGATCCTGGATTATCTCCGCAAGACCGGACAGATCAAACCCGAGACCGAGATGAAAGCCGAGGAATACATCAGCATTGGTTATCAGCGGTTGTTATCTTTTGAAGTGAAGGGTGGTGGATTCTCCTGGTTTGGAGACCCGCCTGCAAATAAAATCCTCACCGCCTATGGTCTAATGGAATTCAACGACATGAACAAAGTCTACAGTATTGATGAGCGGGTGATAGAAAGGACTGCTCAGTGGTTGAAAGAACAACAGGAAAAGAATGGTTCCTGGAAACCGGATGCGCAATATCTCCATGCCGAAGCCTGGGGTCGGATTCAGAATAACGAGATATTACCAACTGCCTATATCGTCTGGGCACTTGCTGAGATTGGAGATAAAACCGGTGCTGCCCAAAAAGGGCTTGATTATTTAAAAAGCAAATGGGAAAAGGTAAACGATGCCTATATCTTGGCCCTTGTTGCGAATGCCTTTGTTGCTATGGAACCAAAATCCGAGCTGACGATAAGAATTCTGCGCAAGCTCCTTGAGCTGGCAAAAGAAGATAATGGGGCTCTGTATTGGGAATCGAATTTGCCTTCGATAACCTTTACTGGAGGCAAGGGGGCGGATATTGAGGCGAGCGGTCTGGCAACCTATGCCTTGGTAAAATCCGGTAAATTCACCAATGCTACAACCAAGGCATTGACCTATTTGATTCGTGCCAAGGATCCCGGTGGAACCTGGTATACAACTCAGGGCACGATTATTGCCCTGCGGGCACTGGTGGGAGCTCTGGGGGGAATGAGTGAGGATGTAAATGCCACAATCGTAGTTATCCACAACGGTAAGAAGGTTACTGAGATAAAGGTCGACAAAAATAATGCCGATGTGATGCAGCAGATCGATTTGAATGAAAATTTAAAAAACGAAAATACGGTGGAACTCCAACTCAAAGGTGAAGGGAGTTTCTTATATGAAATAACGAGTGCCTACTACATCCCCTGGAAGGATTTACCCAAACCACCAATGCCGCTATTTGATATTGATGTTCGTTACGACCGCAAACAATTGACAATCAATGATTTGGTCAATGTAGAGGTTATTATCAGACTCTTAAAAGGCGGAACAGCCCAGATGGTGATGGTGGATCTGGGAATACCTCCGGGATTTGAAGTCCTCACACCAATGCTTGATGAATATGTTAACAAAAAAGTGATCCAGAAATATAATCTAACTCCCCGCCAGATCATCATCTATCTCGAATCTATCTCCGCGGATAAACCAGTGAAATTGACCTATAGTCTAAAGGCGAAATATCCCATCCGGGCAAAGGTGCGTGCTTCAAAGGTATATGAATACTACAATACTGATAAAGAGGCGATTGCAGAACCATTTGAGATTAAGGTCACAAAATAAAAAAATACCTGCGAGATTCTGGGGTTGGAGACCCTTAATGGACGACTATCTCAATCTTTGAATACTTGGGCAAAAGACCGGGAATAAAACGGGGTGCAGTGCTCACCCCTTTGCTCGGTAAAACGGTCCTTTTGGTGATTTCGTTTAAAATGAGTTCACCCCTGGTGCGGGCAAGGGCTTCGGACTCGGAATACGAATAGACGACTACTTCTTTTTTGAATTTTTCTTTTACAATATTGGCGATCTCCTCTATATAAGGACCGGCTTCGGGGTGCAGAGTAGCGGAATTTTCTTCAAATAAGGCGCCCGCAGCTACCGCGATTATTGTGCTACCCTTTTCTTCGTATACTACTCCATTGAATCTATATGCCCGGCCGGTTATCCGCGTAGGATTACCGATAGCATCAAAAGCGGTGAATACATAATTATACACTTCGCCCATATTACACATCTCACCTTTATCGGTCCGGCCATCCCAGGATAACACTGCGGGAGGCATACCGCGTTGGGCATAGCGCCGAACGACTTCCCCCTTGGCATCAATGATGGTCAATTCCCAGGAAGAGACAGTCTTTTCAAAGCGGGGGATAAAAAGTGCGATACTTCCATACATCAAGCGTGTCACCAGGGGCATTCTCAAATATTCGCTGTGGAGATAAAGAATCGGGGTATTTAAAGCATCGATTGTAGCATAGAGTTTCTCATCGAAGATATATTGTTCTTTGGATATGACCGAATCGAGTGGGGCAAAGGGGTTTAAAGCTACCTGGAGATAGATTTTGGGTTCGGTTATTTTATATTTCAATTCGCCCCGGATGACCTCTTCACCGATTTCATGTTCGGATTTTTTTGCTGTCTGGGCAAAGAGAAAGATAATAAACAAAAAGTTCATTTTTACTCCTTTTAGCCGCAGACAAACTTAAAAGTGATTATTCCCCACTGAATCTCTTGCTTGACATTCGCCGGCAATGGAGCGAAGAGCCATAAGCGCACGGCATTTACCACGCTCTGGTCCAGATCGGGATAGCCAGAAGAAATTTCTATGCGGATATTTTCGCGCACCTGTCCATCGGGATTGACCTCCACCCGCACCTTCACCATCCCTGAGATACCTTTTTGTAAACACCAGGCTGGATACTGAGGTAGAGGTTTTTTAAGTATCGCCCGATCCGCAATAGGTCCGGCGAGTGAGATGGCAGTCCCTTTTGCTTCCACCTTTAATTTCTCCTCAACCTTAGTCTCCACCTGCTTGCCGATTTGTGAAGTCGGTGCAGCAGGAGGTGGTTTCTTATCGATCTTTATCGTTGGAGTTTCTGCGGGTCGACCGATGCCGCCATAGAAACCAATACCAGTGCCCCCCTCGGTTCCTGCACCACGGGGAAGATTTTTGGCTAAGGAAATCGGTTTTTCAGCAAGAATCTCTTCAGTAGATTTCATCGTGCCATTCTTCACACTCCCAATTTTTATCACCTCACCGACACCTTCTTGAGGTGCATAACGGTTCAGATCGATCTTTGCCTGACTCCGGTCCAATTTGACATTCAAATCGATTGCCGGGGTTACAATATCGCTACCCCCATAGGTGCCACTACTTGCCGG is a genomic window containing:
- a CDS encoding MG2 domain-containing protein, with the protein product MKIFIPLSMGIIGLSLLTRIGFRSDESDLHLQLNIPIEGLKGEHGDCRIEILDPADEILGASNHLLSIDKDYYSFPVKIKLKKKVDDFDLLRVKVIFKKQTKVYSLFQLQDKMVVKILGQDRFIYGTPIKYRIIVKNQRNDQPIPEAQVKVFLETKDKQNMVYEGKTDNSGSCETNFTIAGGLKSARLKFLVSSELGKDEYETVINLTSGYLTYLVTDKPIYQPGQTIHIRTLTLQKPKLHAVKNKEVILEIEDAKGNKVFKKTLKTDQFGVAYTSFLLADEVNFGNWVIRAVFDEEKTEKTVKVERYLLPKFKITLKTDKEFYLPGEKMEGDVDVQYFFGKPVVDGAVKITVYKFDIGFNEEAVLEGKTDRNGLYHFSYKLPTYFVGEPLEKGDALVRLDIEVIDKANHSEKITLTKKVVQNLINVALVPEGGQLKPNLENRIYVVANYPDGSPCRAKVELNIEGLKQTGNTDDYGVAEFKYQPKDSRVQISAKVTDDKGTTVEVEKEFNLNTEQEQIIMRMRRGIYKVGDLMDLEFLTTKKTGRVYIDIIKDNQTILTKSLEIKDGKGSYKLPLTPALAGSVWLHAYIVTTGSDIIRDTRFCYVHGADDLKINVKPDKNEYQPGEEGRILFTITDKNGGPKNATLCLAIVDEAVFAVSELQPGLEKVYFTLEKEIMTPRYEIHGFEPANIVKQPMIDERAEIVMFSTLTPKDPYPVNYTTPIETNEKLAEVFYPKLAKLRDKLNGALNKYYDRYKNFPKTVDAIETLIKEKLLKETDILDPWNRKYRIACNDEYFSYFTITSAGPDGIFDTDDDITEWGWRRLMHMDEVRFAPEGPMPVPSLQKGTTMDKLAKEQKSPEEPRVREYFPETFLFEPALITDGNGQAKISLTMPDAITTWRITMFASTSQGELGSELSQIRVFQDFFVDIDLPLSLTQGDEISIPVALYNYLPRSQKIKIVLEKGEGFEILGDREITKTLNKDEVSVVYFPIKMTELGYHTLTVKAYGEAKSDAIKRTIAVLPDGKRFENIISDRLEGNVIKKVRFPDHAVPGANSLILKLYPGIYSQVVEGLDKMLGMPYGCFEQTSSITYPNILILDYLRKTGQIKPETEMKAEEYISIGYQRLLSFEVKGGGFSWFGDPPANKILTAYGLMEFNDMNKVYSIDERVIERTAQWLKEQQEKNGSWKPDAQYLHAEAWGRIQNNEILPTAYIVWALAEIGDKTGAAQKGLDYLKSKWEKVNDAYILALVANAFVAMEPKSELTIRILRKLLELAKEDNGALYWESNLPSITFTGGKGADIEASGLATYALVKSGKFTNATTKALTYLIRAKDPGGTWYTTQGTIIALRALVGALGGMSEDVNATIVVIHNGKKVTEIKVDKNNADVMQQIDLNENLKNENTVELQLKGEGSFLYEITSAYYIPWKDLPKPPMPLFDIDVRYDRKQLTINDLVNVEVIIRLLKGGTAQMVMVDLGIPPGFEVLTPMLDEYVNKKVIQKYNLTPRQIIIYLESISADKPVKLTYSLKAKYPIRAKVRASKVYEYYNTDKEAIAEPFEIKVTK
- a CDS encoding energy transducer TonB gives rise to the protein MFKDKRLNLGVAISIIVHILLFLLFSRSSSASMGNYEDIREVTFLDQSYRPEVAKVVTKGSIWGEIPETPTPASSGTYGGSDIVTPAIDLNVKLDRSQAKIDLNRYAPQEGVGEVIKIGSVKNGTMKSTEEILAEKPISLAKNLPRGAGTEGGTGIGFYGGIGRPAETPTIKIDKKPPPAAPTSQIGKQVETKVEEKLKVEAKGTAISLAGPIADRAILKKPLPQYPAWCLQKGISGMVKVRVEVNPDGQVRENIRIEISSGYPDLDQSVVNAVRLWLFAPLPANVKQEIQWGIITFKFVCG